A window of the Parabacteroides merdae ATCC 43184 genome harbors these coding sequences:
- a CDS encoding LOG family protein, whose amino-acid sequence MERERNKITSVCVYCASSTQVASAYREAATELGHLLGERNLRVINGAGNSGLMCAVSDAALAAGGTVTGVIPRFMVEQDWCHKGLTDLVEVDSMHERKQRMADLSDAVIALPGGCGTLEELLEVITWKQLGLYLNPIVILNINGYFDPLLEMFRRAVDEHFMRPQHAALWTVASTPAEAVGLIFSEPVWDANIRKLALV is encoded by the coding sequence ATGGAAAGAGAAAGAAATAAGATAACTTCCGTTTGCGTGTATTGTGCCTCCAGCACGCAGGTCGCTTCGGCATATCGGGAGGCTGCGACCGAGTTGGGACATCTGTTGGGCGAACGGAACCTGAGAGTGATCAACGGGGCTGGCAATTCAGGCCTGATGTGTGCCGTGTCGGATGCTGCGCTGGCTGCCGGCGGGACTGTGACCGGTGTGATCCCTCGTTTTATGGTAGAACAGGATTGGTGTCACAAGGGGCTTACCGATCTGGTCGAAGTCGACAGTATGCATGAGCGCAAACAACGAATGGCTGATCTTTCGGATGCCGTGATCGCTCTTCCGGGCGGATGCGGCACTCTCGAAGAATTGTTGGAAGTCATTACCTGGAAACAGTTAGGCTTGTATCTCAACCCGATTGTCATCCTGAATATAAACGGCTACTTCGATCCTCTTTTGGAGATGTTCCGCCGGGCCGTCGACGAGCATTTCATGCGCCCGCAGCATGCAGCACTTTGGACGGTCGCCTCTACCCCGGCCGAAGCTGTCGGACTGATTTTTTCGGAACCGGTTTGGGATGCGAATATTCGTAAATTGGCTTTGGTGTGA